The DNA window AGAAAAGAAATTTTCTTCAATAGATGAATTAAAAGCAACTATTCAAGCTGATGTAGATAGATGGAAGTTATTTAAAAGAGAGATGAAATATGGAAGAAGTTGTATTAAAACTCAATAATTTTGAAGGACCTTTTGATTTACTTTTAAATTTAATAGAAAAAAATAAAATGAAAATTTCAGATATAAATATTTCTCAGTTGATAGATGAATATTTAGATGTTTTAAAAGTATCCAAAAGAGAAGATATAGAAATAAAATCAGATTTTATCATAATAGCCTCAGAATTAATTGAAATTAAAACTTTAAATCTTCTTAATTTAGATAAAGATAAGGATAAAGAAACTAATCTTAGAAGGAGACTTGAAGAACATAAATTATTTAAGGAAGTTGTTCTAAAAGTAGCTCAATTAGAAAAGGAATTTAATATTTCTTATTCAAGAGGAGAAAGTAAAAGAGTAATAAAAAAGATTGCAAAAGATTATGATTTAACTTCACTCACAACAGATGATATTTTTGAAGTATATAAGAAATATTTTGATTCAGTTGATATGTCAGAAATGATGGAATTAAATTTAATGAAGCAATATGATATAAAAGAAGTTATGGATAATATATTGATGAAAATTTATTTTAAAAAATGGCTTATAGATGATTTGTTTTTGGAAGCTGAAAATAAATTACATTTAATATATATTTTCTTAGCTATTTTAGAATTGTATAAGGATGCTAAGGTAAATATTGATAATGGAGAGATAACAAAATGTTAAAGAAATCTATAAATACAATGATAATTACAATGATAAGTAGGGTATTAGGACTTTTTAGAGGAACTCTAGTAGCCTATTTTTTTGGTGCTTCTGTATTAACAGATGCTTATTATAGTGCATTTAAAATAAGCAACTTTTTTAGACAACTTTTAGGAGAAGGTGCCTTAGGAAATACTTTTATACCACTTTACCATAAAAAGAAAAAAGAAGAAGGAGAGGAAAGAAGTAAAGAATATATATTTTCAGTTTTAAATATTACTTTTTTATTTAGTTTTGTAGTTAGTATATTAATGATAATTTTTTCTAGTTACATTATTGATTTTATAGTAGTTGGATTTAGTGATGAATTAAAAATAGTAGCTTCAAGGTTATTAAAAATAATGTCTTTCTATTTCTTATTTATTTCTTTATCTGGAATGATGGGCTCTATTTTGAATAATTTTGGATATTTTGCTATTCCTGCTTCAACTTCAATATTTTTTAATCTGTCAATAATATTTTCAGCTATGTGGCTCACAAAATACTTTGATATAGATGCCTTAGCATATGGAGTTTTAATAGGTGGAATATTACAGTTTTTAGTAGTATTTTTTCCTTTTTTGAAACTATTAAAAACTTATTCTTTAAAAATTGATTTTAAAGATGTGTACTTAAAACTTTTAGGAATAAAGTTAATTCCTATGCTTATAGGTGTTTTTGCAAGACAGATTAATACAATAGTAGACCAATTTTTTGCTTCATTTTTAGTTGCAGGCTCAATAACAGCACTTGAAAACGCAAGTAGAGTTTATTTACTTCCTGTTGGAGTATTTGGAGTAACTATATCAAATGTACTTTTTCCAAGTATATCAAAAGCAGCAGCAAATAATGATAAAGAAGGAACTAATAGAAGTCTTGTGTCAGCACTTAACTTTTTAAATTTTTTAACTATACCAAGTTTATTTGTATTAACATTTTTTTCAAAAGATGTTATAAGACTAATATTTTCTTATGGGAAATTTAATGAAGAAGCTGTAAAAATAACAGCAGAATGTTTATTATATTACTCATTAGGCTTACTTTTCTATGTGGGAGTACAATTAGTAAGTAAGGCATATTATGCAATGGGAGATAATAAAAGACCAGCAAAGTTTTCAATTATAGCTATTATAATGAATATAGTTTTAAATTATTTATTTATAAAGAATTTTCAACATAAGGGTTTAGCAATAGCTACATCAATATCTTCAGGAGTTAATTTCTTTTTATTATTATTTATATATATAAAAAATTATGTAAAATTAGATTTAAAAAATCTTGTTTTTACAACTATAAAAATAACTATTTCATCTGTAATAGCAACAGGTGTAGCATATTATATAAATAATATAATTTTAAAATTAATAGTTTTTTCTAGCGTATTTTTATTACAATGGGCATATCCAATTTACAAGTATAGAGAAAGAGTATTTTATAAAAAGTAAATAGTTTTATTTTAGATTTTATGTTATAATCAATTGAAAATTATAAATTTCAGGGAGGGAGTATAATGGGCTTAGGCGATTTCCTTTTTAAAGAAAAAGAAGAAAAATATTTAAAACAAATTGAGGACTTACAAAATAAATTAAAGAAACAAGAAGATGAGATTTTACAATTAAAATATGATATAGAAATTATTACACAAGAAAAAGATAATAGAATAAGTGGAAAGCAATTAGAAATATTTGAAAGAAATTTAAAACAGAATATTGAAAATTCAAAAAAGTATAAAAATATCCTAGTATCATATAAACTGAATCCAGAAAAAATTCAATATAAGTATAAGGTTGAGTTAAAATATTTTTATTCTGAAAAAAAGTTTGATGAAATATTGACTATATTAAATGAAAAAAATATAATGTTTGCCAATGAGCTTAAAGAAGAAGATTTTAATGATATTCCAAAAGAAACTAAAAATTTTGATGATGCAAAACAAAGATTTTTAGATTATAAAAATGGGAAATTTAGTTGGGATATTGTAACTTTGACTAATAAAGGAGAAAAACTATCAAAAATTTATTCTAAATCTAAAAAATTAATGACTATATTTT is part of the Fusobacterium nucleatum genome and encodes:
- a CDS encoding segregation/condensation protein A produces the protein MEEVVLKLNNFEGPFDLLLNLIEKNKMKISDINISQLIDEYLDVLKVSKREDIEIKSDFIIIASELIEIKTLNLLNLDKDKDKETNLRRRLEEHKLFKEVVLKVAQLEKEFNISYSRGESKRVIKKIAKDYDLTSLTTDDIFEVYKKYFDSVDMSEMMELNLMKQYDIKEVMDNILMKIYFKKWLIDDLFLEAENKLHLIYIFLAILELYKDAKVNIDNGEITKC
- the murJ gene encoding murein biosynthesis integral membrane protein MurJ, whose translation is MLKKSINTMIITMISRVLGLFRGTLVAYFFGASVLTDAYYSAFKISNFFRQLLGEGALGNTFIPLYHKKKKEEGEERSKEYIFSVLNITFLFSFVVSILMIIFSSYIIDFIVVGFSDELKIVASRLLKIMSFYFLFISLSGMMGSILNNFGYFAIPASTSIFFNLSIIFSAMWLTKYFDIDALAYGVLIGGILQFLVVFFPFLKLLKTYSLKIDFKDVYLKLLGIKLIPMLIGVFARQINTIVDQFFASFLVAGSITALENASRVYLLPVGVFGVTISNVLFPSISKAAANNDKEGTNRSLVSALNFLNFLTIPSLFVLTFFSKDVIRLIFSYGKFNEEAVKITAECLLYYSLGLLFYVGVQLVSKAYYAMGDNKRPAKFSIIAIIMNIVLNYLFIKNFQHKGLAIATSISSGVNFFLLLFIYIKNYVKLDLKNLVFTTIKITISSVIATGVAYYINNIILKLIVFSSVFLLQWAYPIYKYRERVFYKK